The Neisseria macacae ATCC 33926 genome contains the following window.
GAGACAAAGAAAATCCCCGCTGAATTTCCTTCATTCCGCCCCCTTTCGAAAAATAAACCGGACATTTCATCTTTATCGTTGTGTGATATCAAAATGGGGATTGAAGCTTTCGCACTTCAAAACCATACGGCGAAGTTGCCTGCGGCAAGCCCGAACTGTTTCTGAATCAATCCCTTATAAAATGAGGTCGGTATCTTATCGTCCTTATGGCGGGCGTTCAAACAATATCTGAATATTTCCTAGTTTACTATTTCTTGATGTATTTAATTCGCAACAGACACGCCTGCGCCCAATTCAAGCGGTTTGGGCGCGCGAAGCCCGCCTGCGGGAACGGCTTTTATTATTCGCGGTGGTAGGGATGGTTGTGGAGGATGGAGACGGCGCGGTAGAGCTGTTCGGTCAGCAGGACGCGCACCATGCCGTGCGGGAGGGTAAGGACGGTGATGTTTATGGGTTTCCTTGGTCGGATGAGGTCGCCTGAAAGGTTTCAGACGACCTTCG
Protein-coding sequences here:
- a CDS encoding 23S rRNA (pseudouridine(1915)-N(3))-methyltransferase RlmH yields the protein MVRVLLTEQLYRAVSILHNHPYHRE